The following coding sequences lie in one Fusobacterium simiae genomic window:
- the uvrA gene encoding excinuclease ABC subunit UvrA yields MIDKITIKGARQHNLKNIDIELPKNEFIVITGVSGSGKSSLAFDTIYSEGQRRYVESLSAYARQFIGQMNKPEVDSIEGLSPAISIEQKTTNRNPRSTVGTITEVYDYLRLLFAHIGTAHCPICHTAVEKQSVDEIVESILAKFKDGSKIILLAPVVKDKKGTHKNIFLNLFKKGFVRARVNGEILYLEDEIELDKNKKHSIEVVVDRLVLKKDDKDFESRLTQSIETATELSNGKLIVNDGKNDYSYSENYSCPNHEDVSIPELNPRLFSFNAPYGACPECKGLGKKLEVDENKLIENPELSIEDGGMYIPGAMARKGYSWEIFKAMAKSAKIDLTKPVKDLTQKELDIIFYGYDEKFRFDYTGGEFDFHGYKEYEGAVKNLERRYYESFSEAQKEEIENRYMVERICKVCNGKRLKDEVLAVTVNGKNIMEICDMSIKNSLDFFMNMNLTEKQEKIAKEILKEIRERLTFMTNVGLDYLTLSRETKTLSGGESQRIRLATQIGSGLTGVLYVLDEPSIGLHQKDNDKLLATLNRLKELGNTLIVVEHDEDTMMQADKILDIGPGAGSFGGDIVAFGSPKEIMKNKKSITGKFLSGKEEIEIPKKRRKWNKSIKLYGAKGNNLKNIDVEFPLGVMTVVTGVSGSGKSTLVNSTLYPVLFNKLNKGKLYPLEYKKIEGLDGLEKVINIDQTPIGRTPRSNPATYTKLFDDIRDLFAETQDAKLHGFKKGRFSFNVKGGRCEACQGAGILKIEMNFLPDVYVECEVCKGKRYNKETLDVYYKGKNIYDVLEMSVIEAYEFFKNIPALERRLKVLIDVGLDYIKLGQPATTLSGGEAQRIKLATELSKMSKGNTVYILDEPTTGLHFQDIKKLLEVLNRLLEKGNTVIIIEHNLDVIKTADHIIDIGVDGGENGGTVVATGTPEEIAKSKKSYTGKYIAKILKKKR; encoded by the coding sequence ATGATAGATAAAATTACTATAAAGGGAGCAAGACAACATAATCTAAAAAATATAGATATTGAACTCCCTAAAAATGAATTTATTGTAATCACTGGTGTGAGTGGAAGTGGAAAATCATCTCTTGCCTTTGATACAATTTATTCAGAAGGACAAAGAAGATATGTAGAAAGTCTTTCAGCTTATGCAAGACAATTTATAGGACAAATGAACAAACCAGAAGTAGACAGCATAGAAGGTTTATCTCCTGCAATCTCAATAGAGCAAAAAACAACAAATAGAAATCCTCGTTCAACAGTTGGAACAATAACAGAAGTTTATGACTATTTAAGACTTTTATTTGCACATATAGGGACTGCACACTGTCCTATTTGCCATACAGCAGTTGAAAAACAAAGTGTAGATGAAATTGTTGAAAGTATTTTAGCAAAATTTAAAGATGGAAGTAAAATTATTTTACTTGCTCCTGTTGTAAAAGATAAAAAAGGTACTCATAAAAATATATTTTTAAATTTATTTAAAAAAGGTTTTGTAAGAGCAAGAGTAAATGGGGAAATACTTTATTTAGAAGATGAAATAGAACTTGATAAAAATAAAAAACATAGTATAGAAGTTGTTGTAGATAGATTAGTTTTAAAAAAAGATGACAAAGATTTTGAAAGTAGATTGACTCAATCAATAGAAACAGCAACAGAGTTATCAAATGGAAAACTAATTGTAAACGATGGAAAAAATGATTATTCATACAGTGAAAATTATTCTTGTCCTAACCATGAAGATGTCAGTATACCTGAACTAAATCCAAGACTATTTTCATTCAATGCACCTTATGGAGCTTGTCCTGAATGTAAAGGTTTAGGTAAAAAATTAGAAGTTGATGAAAATAAATTGATTGAAAATCCTGAACTATCTATTGAAGATGGAGGGATGTATATCCCAGGAGCTATGGCAAGAAAGGGATATAGTTGGGAAATTTTTAAAGCTATGGCTAAGTCTGCAAAAATTGATTTAACCAAACCTGTTAAAGATTTAACTCAAAAGGAATTGGATATAATATTCTATGGTTATGATGAAAAATTTAGGTTTGATTATACTGGTGGAGAATTTGATTTTCACGGCTATAAAGAATATGAAGGAGCTGTTAAAAACTTAGAAAGAAGATATTATGAAAGCTTTTCAGAAGCACAAAAAGAAGAAATTGAAAATAGATATATGGTTGAAAGAATATGCAAGGTTTGTAATGGAAAAAGATTGAAAGATGAAGTTTTAGCAGTAACTGTCAATGGTAAAAATATTATGGAAATTTGTGATATGAGCATTAAAAATTCTCTTGATTTCTTTATGAATATGAATTTAACTGAAAAACAAGAAAAAATTGCTAAGGAAATTTTAAAAGAGATAAGAGAAAGATTGACATTTATGACCAATGTTGGTTTAGATTACTTGACACTTTCAAGAGAAACTAAAACTTTATCAGGTGGAGAATCTCAAAGAATAAGACTTGCAACTCAAATTGGTTCAGGGCTTACAGGAGTTCTATATGTATTAGATGAACCAAGTATAGGACTACACCAAAAGGATAATGATAAACTACTTGCAACTTTAAACAGACTTAAAGAATTAGGAAATACTCTAATAGTAGTTGAACATGATGAAGATACTATGATGCAAGCAGATAAAATATTGGATATAGGACCAGGTGCTGGAAGTTTTGGTGGAGACATTGTAGCCTTTGGGAGTCCAAAAGAAATAATGAAAAATAAAAAGTCTATCACAGGAAAATTTTTAAGTGGTAAAGAAGAAATAGAAATACCTAAAAAAAGGAGAAAATGGAACAAGTCTATAAAGTTATATGGAGCAAAAGGAAATAATTTAAAAAATATAGATGTTGAATTTCCATTAGGAGTTATGACAGTTGTTACAGGAGTGAGTGGAAGTGGAAAATCAACTCTTGTAAATTCAACTCTTTATCCAGTGTTATTCAATAAATTAAATAAGGGAAAACTATATCCTTTAGAATATAAAAAAATTGAGGGTTTAGATGGTTTAGAAAAGGTTATCAATATAGACCAAACTCCAATAGGTAGAACTCCAAGGTCTAATCCTGCAACTTATACAAAACTTTTTGATGATATTAGAGATCTTTTTGCAGAAACACAGGATGCAAAACTTCATGGATTTAAAAAAGGTAGGTTTTCATTTAATGTAAAAGGTGGAAGATGTGAGGCTTGTCAAGGTGCAGGAATATTAAAAATTGAAATGAATTTTTTACCTGATGTCTATGTTGAATGTGAAGTTTGTAAAGGAAAAAGATATAACAAAGAAACATTAGATGTATATTACAAAGGTAAAAATATCTATGATGTATTAGAAATGAGTGTAATTGAAGCTTATGAATTTTTTAAGAATATTCCAGCTTTGGAAAGAAGATTAAAAGTTTTAATAGATGTAGGTTTGGATTATATAAAATTAGGACAACCTGCAACAACTCTATCAGGTGGAGAAGCACAAAGAATAAAACTTGCCACTGAGCTTTCAAAAATGAGCAAGGGTAATACAGTATATATTTTAGATGAACCTACAACAGGATTACATTTTCAAGATATTAAAAAATTATTAGAAGTTTTGAATAGACTTTTAGAAAAAGGTAATACTGTCATAATAATTGAGCATAATCTTGATGTTATAAAGACTGCTGACCATATAATAGATATAGGAGTAGACGGTGGAGAAAATGGTGGTACTGTTGTTGCTACTGGTACACCAGAAGAAATAGCAAAATCTAAGAAAAGTTATACAGGAAAATATATCGCTAAAATTTTAAAAAAGAAGAGGTAA
- a CDS encoding UvrD-helicase domain-containing protein translates to MSEIILSNEQISVARYSENGIIRVNGGPGSGKTLVAVKRAIFLAREYKYAEKGDKILFLFYNKSLKNTIQKLFNSDKNYEEVKDKIEIESIDSFFVKEYLNKLNEEFLTFLKSARNSKAFKRSFEEDRKERIESILSLRKDEFKRFSPKDSEFVLSEIDWLRNCCYTKKEEYIETSRLGRGNQPRLNKEDKEEIYKILDLYRGSREKTLRYTDFYDMALLFLFYYEKEENRGRIKKYNHIIVDEAQDLSKIHFRFINLICEVGKTSPNTISFFMDKDQSIYLSQAWIYESKRNLKQIGININKSLTLNRAYRNVKEIFDVAKKLVPEMKLDEDSSNDKNKNLTLTFSIDRGIKPFYIKYSAPEDRLEDLCKNIKILVEEFNYKYDDISIITLKDKNMKEIEKYLKKHSIQYIRKNKSINTNAVNITTYYSSKGTENKVIFIPSLDELNPDDLIEFYPDKTNYEILDELRKLLYIGMTRATEVLIMSSLKEETEYLKNLLDVFNFEEDFINIDSDTNDFYNVFNSEINRNENIEKNSNKFTEIKEIVQEEKINDIAIKNELENLKINESDDNNLKIEEQIEEVFPLAQKSTKIGLVKAEKLFLRAEKEDVYLGTEAFEYLKSLECEIRTYYITIHEKYLKDSYNKNEKISTILNELKDNSEFKTAVKDCLKYKVFDERNDLAHEYNEYSYDNLLKVRELVKEKLLPKFIKAFKKFRTNKELEEFVIVGKLETEYNKVDIKRKKYYTYYIVDEENNEYPAFSVNKYEQNKTYKLSINKIMLKGNEYYRIISAI, encoded by the coding sequence ATGAGTGAAATAATTCTATCTAATGAGCAAATAAGTGTTGCTAGATATTCTGAAAATGGAATTATTAGGGTTAATGGTGGTCCGGGTAGTGGAAAAACTTTGGTTGCTGTAAAAAGAGCAATTTTTTTAGCAAGAGAATATAAATATGCAGAAAAAGGGGATAAAATCCTTTTTCTTTTTTACAACAAGAGTTTAAAAAATACCATACAGAAATTATTTAATTCAGATAAAAATTATGAAGAAGTAAAAGATAAAATTGAAATAGAGAGCATAGATAGTTTTTTTGTCAAAGAATACTTAAATAAACTTAATGAGGAATTTCTTACATTTTTAAAAAGTGCAAGAAATAGTAAAGCATTTAAAAGGTCATTTGAGGAAGATAGAAAAGAAAGAATAGAAAGTATTTTAAGTTTAAGAAAAGATGAATTTAAAAGATTTTCTCCTAAGGATAGTGAGTTTGTTTTAAGTGAAATAGATTGGCTAAGAAATTGTTGTTATACTAAAAAAGAAGAATATATAGAAACTTCAAGACTTGGGAGAGGAAATCAACCTAGATTAAATAAGGAAGATAAAGAGGAAATATACAAAATACTAGATTTATACAGAGGAAGTAGAGAAAAAACTTTAAGATATACAGATTTTTATGATATGGCCTTATTATTTTTATTTTATTATGAAAAAGAAGAAAATAGAGGAAGAATAAAAAAATATAATCATATCATAGTTGATGAAGCACAAGATTTATCAAAAATACATTTTAGATTTATAAATTTAATTTGTGAAGTTGGAAAGACTTCTCCTAATACTATATCTTTTTTTATGGATAAGGATCAAAGTATATATTTGAGCCAAGCTTGGATATATGAAAGCAAAAGAAATTTAAAACAGATTGGAATTAATATTAATAAGAGTCTTACTTTAAATAGAGCATATAGAAATGTAAAAGAAATTTTTGATGTTGCTAAAAAATTAGTTCCAGAAATGAAACTTGATGAAGATAGCTCAAATGATAAAAATAAAAATTTAACTCTAACTTTCAGCATAGATAGAGGAATAAAGCCTTTCTATATAAAGTATTCTGCTCCTGAGGATAGATTAGAAGATTTATGTAAAAATATAAAAATTTTAGTGGAAGAATTTAATTATAAGTATGATGACATTTCTATTATTACCTTAAAAGATAAAAATATGAAAGAGATAGAAAAATATTTAAAAAAACATTCAATACAATATATTAGGAAGAATAAATCTATCAATACAAATGCTGTGAATATAACAACATATTATTCATCAAAAGGCACTGAAAATAAAGTAATTTTTATTCCAAGTTTAGATGAATTAAATCCTGATGATTTAATTGAATTTTATCCTGATAAAACAAATTATGAAATACTAGATGAATTAAGAAAATTATTATATATTGGAATGACAAGAGCAACAGAAGTTTTAATTATGTCATCTTTAAAAGAAGAAACTGAATACTTAAAAAATTTACTTGATGTGTTTAATTTTGAAGAAGATTTTATTAATATTGATTCTGATACCAATGATTTCTATAATGTATTTAATTCAGAAATAAATAGAAATGAAAATATAGAAAAAAATTCTAATAAATTTACAGAGATTAAAGAAATTGTACAAGAAGAAAAAATAAATGATATAGCTATTAAAAATGAATTAGAAAATCTTAAAATTAATGAAAGTGATGATAACAATCTTAAAATTGAAGAACAGATAGAAGAAGTATTCCCCTTAGCTCAAAAATCTACAAAAATAGGCTTAGTAAAAGCTGAAAAACTTTTTTTAAGAGCCGAGAAAGAAGATGTCTATTTAGGTACTGAGGCTTTTGAATATTTAAAATCTCTTGAATGTGAGATAAGGACTTATTATATAACAATACATGAAAAATATTTAAAAGATAGCTACAATAAAAATGAAAAAATTTCTACTATACTAAATGAATTAAAAGACAATAGTGAATTTAAAACTGCTGTAAAAGATTGTTTAAAATATAAAGTATTTGACGAAAGAAATGATTTGGCACACGAATACAATGAGTATAGTTATGATAATTTACTTAAAGTAAGAGAGTTGGTTAAGGAAAAGTTACTTCCTAAGTTTATAAAAGCTTTTAAGAAATTCAGAACAAATAAAGAGTTAGAAGAATTTGTTATCGTTGGAAAATTAGAAACTGAATATAATAAAGTGGATATAAAAAGGAAAAAGTATTACACTTACTATATTGTAGATGAAGAAAATAATGAATATCCTGCTTTTTCTGTAAATAAATACGAGCAAAACAAAACTTATAAATTGTCTATTAACAAAATAATGTTAAAAGGTAATGAATATTATAGGATTATCTCAGCTATATAA
- the smc gene encoding chromosome segregation protein SMC: protein MYLKAVEINGFKSFGDKVYIDFNRGITSIVGPNGSGKSNILDAVLWVLGEQSYKNIRAKESQDVIFSGGKEKKPASKAEVSLIIDNTDRYLDLDNDTVKITRRIHISGENEYLINDTKSRLKEIGTLFLDTGIGKTAYSVIGQGKVERIINSSPKEIKSIIEEAAGIKKLQANKIEAQKNLANIEVNLDKVEFILNETRENKNKIEKQAELAQKFIDLRDEKSSLAKGIYITELEQKEKNLSENENIKEKYQTECFELQEKLNKTLKRLNTIDLEKEEVKKEKLLIDSRNKELRNVISEKEKEKAVTSERLDNVKKEKLVKEEYGLHLDNKLEKKTEEISNLKNKKDEISKNILEMAAANKEFEAKILNLETIKNEKSDLIENRNKKVRDLELEKQLASNEIENNEKKLKSSQDEVENFKQELEEVNKKLVTNNEEKDLVSSQLEARKEELTKTEERNEFLSNQLSEISKTINKLSQDIREFEYQEKTSSGKLEALVRMDENNEGLFKGVKEVLNSGINGIDGVLISLIKFDEKFEKAVEAAIPGNLQDIIVEDKEVAKKCIAFLTERKLGRASFLALDTIKPNRREFKANTNGVLGLAADLITADSKYQKVIDFIFGGLLIVENIDIATDILNKNLFSGNIVTLTGELVSSRGRITGGENQKSTINQIFERKKEIKILEEKVINLKSKITEDSKKRENLSIKLENYENEMDKIDSLEDSIRKSIELLKKDFENLSEKSEKISKDIRSISFNIEDAEKYKTSYQDRINSSFSTIEETEKHIASLKKDIEVDENLLKQTMSEIDTLNKQFSDTRILFLNNQSTIEQLEKDIHSKEIENLELTEEKEKNSKVIIELSQNIQDLENLEEELQSQIEEHTKIYNSENRDIENLNEREQNLTNEERELSKDKSKLETDSLHANDRFEKIVEVLEKIKTDIYNINEKLNELTEIIAQVIEPEKLKSSKDRLRNLENKINNFGDVNLLAINEFKELKERYDYLARERDDVVKSRKQVMDLIQEIDERIHEDFHTTYQNINENFNKMCDETIRNTEGRLNIINPEDFENCGIEIFVKFKNKKKQPLSLLSGGEKSMVAIAFIMAIFMYKPSPFTFLDEIEAALDEKNTKNLLGKLRDFTDKSQFILITHNKETMKESDSIFGVTMNKEIGISKIVSPDKITKILSENKENN, encoded by the coding sequence ATGTATCTAAAAGCAGTTGAAATAAATGGTTTCAAATCTTTTGGTGATAAGGTATATATAGATTTTAATCGTGGAATTACATCAATAGTTGGACCAAATGGAAGTGGAAAATCAAATATTTTAGATGCTGTCCTATGGGTTTTAGGTGAGCAATCATATAAAAACATTAGAGCCAAAGAAAGCCAAGATGTTATTTTTTCTGGTGGAAAAGAAAAGAAACCAGCTTCAAAAGCAGAAGTTTCATTGATAATAGATAATACTGATAGATATTTAGATTTAGATAATGACACAGTAAAAATCACAAGAAGAATTCATATTTCAGGAGAAAATGAATATTTAATAAATGATACTAAGAGTAGACTTAAAGAAATAGGAACTCTATTTTTAGATACAGGAATAGGAAAAACTGCATATTCTGTTATAGGGCAAGGAAAGGTTGAAAGAATAATAAATTCCTCTCCTAAAGAGATTAAAAGCATAATAGAAGAAGCAGCTGGGATAAAAAAATTACAAGCTAATAAAATTGAAGCACAAAAGAATTTAGCTAATATAGAAGTAAATTTAGATAAAGTAGAATTTATTTTAAATGAAACAAGAGAAAATAAAAATAAAATTGAAAAGCAAGCAGAACTTGCACAAAAATTTATAGATTTAAGAGATGAAAAATCTTCGTTAGCAAAGGGAATTTATATAACTGAGCTAGAACAAAAAGAAAAAAATCTTTCTGAAAATGAGAATATAAAAGAAAAATATCAAACTGAATGTTTTGAATTACAAGAGAAACTTAACAAAACTTTGAAAAGATTAAATACTATTGATTTAGAAAAAGAAGAAGTAAAAAAAGAAAAACTTTTAATAGATTCAAGAAACAAAGAGTTAAGAAATGTAATTTCAGAAAAAGAAAAAGAAAAAGCTGTTACTTCTGAAAGATTAGATAATGTTAAAAAAGAAAAATTAGTAAAAGAAGAATATGGTTTACATTTAGATAATAAATTAGAGAAGAAAACAGAGGAAATAAGTAATTTAAAAAATAAAAAAGATGAGATTTCTAAAAATATTTTAGAGATGGCAGCTGCAAATAAAGAATTTGAAGCTAAAATACTTAATTTAGAAACTATTAAGAATGAAAAATCTGATTTAATTGAAAATAGAAATAAAAAAGTTAGAGATTTAGAACTTGAAAAGCAACTGGCTTCAAATGAAATAGAAAATAATGAAAAAAAGTTAAAATCAAGCCAAGATGAAGTTGAAAATTTCAAACAAGAATTAGAAGAAGTTAATAAAAAATTAGTAACTAACAATGAAGAAAAAGACTTAGTGAGTTCTCAACTTGAAGCTAGAAAAGAAGAATTAACAAAAACAGAAGAAAGGAATGAATTTTTAAGTAATCAACTTTCTGAAATAAGTAAGACAATAAATAAACTTTCTCAAGATATTAGAGAATTTGAATATCAAGAAAAAACTTCTTCTGGAAAACTGGAAGCCCTTGTGAGAATGGACGAAAACAATGAAGGACTTTTTAAGGGCGTAAAAGAAGTCTTAAATAGTGGTATCAATGGCATAGATGGTGTTTTAATTTCTCTTATAAAATTTGATGAAAAATTTGAAAAAGCTGTTGAAGCTGCTATACCTGGAAATTTACAAGATATTATAGTTGAAGATAAGGAAGTAGCTAAAAAATGTATAGCTTTTTTGACTGAAAGAAAATTGGGCAGAGCTTCATTTTTAGCACTTGACACGATAAAACCTAATAGGAGAGAATTTAAAGCCAATACAAATGGTGTTTTAGGGTTGGCAGCTGATTTAATTACAGCTGATAGTAAGTATCAAAAAGTTATAGACTTCATTTTTGGTGGTCTTTTAATAGTTGAAAACATTGATATAGCTACTGATATTTTAAATAAAAATTTATTTTCTGGAAATATTGTAACCCTAACTGGTGAGCTTGTCAGTTCAAGAGGAAGAATTACAGGTGGGGAAAATCAAAAATCAACTATTAATCAAATTTTTGAAAGAAAAAAAGAAATAAAAATTTTAGAAGAAAAAGTTATAAATTTAAAGTCTAAGATAACTGAGGATAGTAAAAAAAGAGAAAATTTAAGCATAAAACTAGAAAACTATGAAAATGAAATGGATAAAATAGATTCATTGGAAGATAGTATCAGAAAAAGTATAGAACTATTAAAAAAAGATTTTGAAAATTTATCAGAAAAATCTGAAAAAATATCTAAGGATATTCGTAGTATAAGTTTTAATATTGAAGATGCTGAAAAGTATAAGACTTCATATCAAGATAGAATAAATTCCTCTTTTTCTACTATTGAGGAAACTGAAAAACACATAGCTTCTTTAAAAAAGGATATAGAAGTTGATGAAAATTTATTAAAACAAACTATGTCTGAGATAGATACTTTAAACAAACAGTTTTCTGATACAAGAATTTTATTTCTTAACAATCAAAGCACTATTGAACAACTTGAAAAAGATATTCATAGTAAAGAGATTGAAAATTTGGAATTGACAGAAGAAAAAGAAAAAAATTCAAAAGTAATTATAGAGCTTTCTCAAAATATCCAAGATTTAGAAAACTTAGAAGAAGAATTACAAAGTCAAATTGAAGAACATACTAAGATTTATAATTCTGAGAATAGAGATATTGAAAATTTAAATGAAAGAGAACAAAATTTAACTAATGAAGAAAGAGAGCTATCTAAAGATAAATCAAAATTAGAAACTGATTCATTACATGCTAATGATAGATTTGAAAAAATAGTAGAAGTTCTTGAAAAAATAAAAACAGATATCTATAATATTAATGAAAAGTTAAATGAACTTACAGAGATAATAGCACAGGTTATTGAGCCTGAAAAATTAAAATCTTCTAAGGATCGTCTAAGAAATTTAGAGAATAAAATCAATAACTTTGGAGATGTAAATTTACTTGCTATCAATGAATTTAAAGAATTAAAAGAAAGATATGATTATTTGGCAAGAGAAAGAGATGATGTTGTAAAATCAAGAAAACAAGTAATGGATTTAATTCAAGAAATAGATGAAAGAATACATGAAGATTTTCATACAACATATCAAAATATAAATGAAAATTTTAATAAGATGTGTGATGAAACAATTAGAAATACAGAGGGAAGATTAAATATTATCAATCCAGAAGACTTTGAAAATTGTGGAATAGAAATATTTGTAAAATTTAAAAATAAGAAAAAGCAACCATTATCATTACTTTCAGGTGGAGAAAAATCAATGGTTGCAATAGCTTTTATTATGGCAATCTTTATGTATAAACCAAGTCCTTTTACTTTCTTAGATGAAATTGAAGCGGCACTTGATGAAAAAAATACTAAAAATTTACTTGGAAAATTGAGAGATTTTACGGATAAATCACAATTTATCTTAATCACTCATAATAAAGAAACTATGAAAGAGTCAGATAGTATTTTTGGAGTTACAATGAATAAAGAAATAGGAATTTCTAAAATTGTTTCACCTGATAAAATTACAAAAATATTATCTGAAAATAAGGAAAATAATTAG
- a CDS encoding RNA 2'-phosphotransferase: MDNDVKLGRFISLILRHKPETINLKLDKNGWADTKELIEKISQSGREIDFETLKRIVNENNKKRYSFNKDKSKIRAVQGHSIEVNLELKEVVPPAILYHGTAFKNLESIKKEGIIKMNRQYVHLSADKETAKNVATRHSVKYIILEIDTEAMLKENYKFYLSENKVWLTDFVPSKFIKF, from the coding sequence ATGGATAATGATGTAAAACTAGGAAGATTTATTAGTTTAATACTAAGACATAAACCAGAAACTATAAATTTAAAATTAGATAAAAATGGTTGGGCTGATACAAAAGAATTAATAGAAAAAATTAGCCAATCTGGAAGAGAAATTGATTTTGAAACATTGAAAAGAATAGTAAATGAAAACAATAAAAAAAGATATAGTTTTAATAAGGATAAATCAAAAATAAGAGCAGTTCAAGGACATTCTATTGAAGTTAACTTAGAACTTAAAGAAGTTGTTCCTCCTGCTATCTTGTATCATGGAACTGCTTTCAAAAATTTAGAAAGTATTAAAAAAGAAGGAATTATAAAGATGAATAGACAATATGTTCATCTGTCAGCAGATAAAGAAACTGCTAAAAATGTTGCTACAAGACATAGTGTAAAATATATAATTCTTGAAATTGATACAGAAGCTATGCTAAAAGAAAACTATAAATTTTATCTGTCAGAAAACAAAGTTTGGCTTACAGATTTTGTTCCAAGTAAATTTATCAAGTTTTAA
- a CDS encoding bifunctional glycosyltransferase family 2/GtrA family protein, which translates to MKKILVLIPALNPPKQLIDYVKSLLDNNLKDILLVDDGSKEEFRKIFDTIEKFPNANIKVFRHAKNLGKGRALKNAFNYFLTLPNLDEYSGVVTADSDGQHRVEDVIKVAKEVEENPDKLILGCRDFDLEQVPPKSRFGNKITNGAFKLFYNKNISDTQTGLRGFPTAIIKDFLDIAGERFEYETKMLIYCFQKEIGIKEVIIETIYFNDNSETHFNPIIDSIKIYRVTLSPFLKYIVSAVLSFLVDILSFKWLLFMLLLIGNYVGAYPIFIATVVARAISSTFNFYINKKFVFKYEHSTRKSLLKYYSLCIVQMLVSATLVSLIWKYTKYGETSIKIVVDSVLFLLSYFIQQRWVFKRK; encoded by the coding sequence ATGAAAAAAATTTTAGTATTAATACCAGCTTTAAATCCACCAAAGCAATTAATTGATTATGTAAAATCATTATTGGACAATAATTTAAAAGATATTCTTTTGGTAGATGATGGAAGCAAGGAAGAATTTAGAAAAATATTTGATACAATAGAAAAATTTCCAAATGCAAATATAAAAGTATTTAGACATGCAAAAAATTTAGGTAAGGGTAGAGCATTAAAAAATGCTTTTAACTATTTTTTAACTTTACCTAATTTAGATGAATATAGTGGAGTTGTTACTGCCGATTCTGATGGACAACACAGAGTGGAAGATGTTATAAAAGTTGCAAAAGAAGTGGAAGAAAATCCTGATAAATTAATTTTAGGTTGTAGAGATTTTGATTTAGAGCAAGTGCCACCAAAAAGTAGATTTGGTAATAAGATTACAAATGGGGCTTTTAAATTATTTTATAATAAAAATATTTCAGATACTCAAACAGGTTTAAGAGGTTTTCCAACTGCTATAATAAAAGATTTTCTTGATATAGCAGGAGAAAGATTTGAATATGAAACAAAAATGTTAATTTACTGTTTTCAAAAAGAGATAGGTATAAAAGAAGTTATCATTGAAACAATATATTTTAATGATAATTCAGAAACACATTTTAATCCTATAATAGATTCTATAAAAATATATAGAGTAACTTTATCACCCTTCTTAAAATATATAGTATCAGCTGTTTTATCATTTCTTGTAGATATTTTATCTTTTAAATGGCTTCTATTTATGTTATTATTAATAGGAAACTATGTAGGAGCATATCCTATTTTTATTGCAACTGTTGTTGCAAGAGCAATATCTTCAACATTTAATTTTTATATAAACAAGAAATTTGTTTTTAAATATGAGCACAGTACAAGGAAATCTTTATTAAAATATTATAGTCTATGTATAGTTCAAATGCTTGTATCAGCTACTTTGGTAAGTTTAATATGGAAATATACAAAATATGGAGAAACAAGCATTAAAATAGTTGTAGATAGTGTCCTATTTTTATTAAGTTATTTTATTCAACAAAGATGGGTATTTAAAAGAAAATAG